One window from the genome of Halobellus ruber encodes:
- a CDS encoding redoxin domain-containing protein, with the protein MDLDFEVTDLPESDHPEPGDVAPDFIRPLVGPEYWEDAALSEVVAEGPTLLVFHPMDGAFPTTYIWNAFDDHGFAEEVQVVGVSVSTPYAHRDLLEERAAGARLFSDLDAGVAAAYDVGNDLDGMEGVTEHRPAVFLLDADRAVQYAWVADEWPAFPDYEAIAAAIDEHV; encoded by the coding sequence ATGGACCTCGACTTCGAGGTCACCGACCTCCCGGAGAGCGACCACCCCGAACCCGGCGACGTCGCCCCCGACTTCATCCGGCCGCTCGTCGGCCCGGAGTACTGGGAGGACGCCGCCCTCTCGGAAGTCGTCGCCGAGGGGCCGACGCTCCTCGTTTTCCACCCGATGGACGGCGCGTTCCCCACGACCTACATCTGGAACGCGTTCGACGACCACGGGTTCGCCGAGGAGGTCCAGGTCGTCGGCGTCTCCGTCTCCACGCCGTACGCACACAGGGACTTGCTGGAGGAGCGCGCCGCGGGCGCCCGGCTCTTTTCGGACCTCGATGCGGGCGTCGCCGCGGCGTACGACGTCGGGAACGACCTCGACGGGATGGAAGGCGTGACCGAGCACCGCCCCGCCGTGTTCCTGCTCGACGCCGACCGGGCGGTCCAGTACGCGTGGGTCGCCGACGAGTGGCCGGCGTTCCCCGATTACGAGGCGATCGCCGCGGCGATCGACGAGCACGTGTAG